A window from Enterocloster bolteae encodes these proteins:
- a CDS encoding DUF5662 family protein, with the protein MKICNIWNHFSTITRHRNLVRKHCFQIGLYWQGLTHDLSKYSPEEFWTGVRYYQGNRSPNAAERETVGYSRAWLHHKGRNKHHYEYWIDISNHKEEGLVGNKMPLRYVAEMVCDRIAACEVYKGKAYTSAAPLEYYEYTKNYITIHPRTRALLEKLLHMLKDQGEEATFAYLRKLLKKGTY; encoded by the coding sequence ATGAAAATCTGTAATATATGGAACCATTTTTCTACCATTACAAGGCACAGAAACCTGGTCAGGAAGCATTGCTTCCAGATTGGCCTGTACTGGCAGGGACTTACCCATGATCTCTCCAAGTACAGTCCGGAGGAGTTCTGGACCGGGGTAAGGTATTATCAGGGAAACCGCAGCCCCAATGCAGCGGAGCGTGAGACCGTGGGGTATTCCAGGGCCTGGCTTCACCATAAGGGCAGGAACAAGCACCATTATGAGTATTGGATTGACATTTCCAACCATAAGGAGGAGGGCCTGGTGGGAAATAAGATGCCTCTGCGGTATGTGGCTGAGATGGTCTGCGACCGGATAGCTGCCTGCGAAGTGTATAAGGGCAAAGCCTACACCAGCGCGGCCCCGTTAGAATATTACGAGTATACAAAGAATTATATCACCATCCATCCCAGGACCAGAGCGCTTTTGGAGAAGCTTCTCCACATGCTGAAGGACCAGGGGGAGGAAGCCACCTTTGCCTATCTGCGTAAACTTTTGAAAAAGGGAACGTATTAA
- a CDS encoding cold shock domain-containing protein has protein sequence MKGTVKWFNNQKGYGFISDEQGNDVFVHYSGLNMDGFKSLDEGAEVEFDVVNGAKGPQATNVTKL, from the coding sequence ATGAAAGGTACAGTTAAGTGGTTCAACAACCAGAAGGGTTACGGATTTATTTCCGACGAGCAGGGAAACGATGTATTCGTTCACTACTCAGGTCTGAACATGGATGGCTTCAAGTCCTTAGATGAGGGCGCAGAAGTTGAGTTCGATGTAGTAAACGGAGCTAAGGGTCCTCAGGCTACAAACGTAACCAAATTATAA
- the rlmH gene encoding 23S rRNA (pseudouridine(1915)-N(3))-methyltransferase RlmH produces MKITLVTVGKIKERYFEDAIREYAKRLSRYCKLDIIQVADEKTPDGAGEAIERQIKEKEGQRILSNIKDGAYVIALAIEGKMLTSEELAGRIQRLGVDGVGHIVFVIGGSLGLSGDVMKRADFALSFSKMTFPHQLMRVVLLEQVYRSYRIITGEPYHK; encoded by the coding sequence ATGAAGATTACCCTTGTAACGGTTGGAAAGATTAAGGAACGATATTTTGAGGATGCCATCAGGGAGTATGCCAAGCGCCTGAGCCGCTACTGTAAACTGGATATTATCCAGGTAGCGGATGAAAAGACGCCGGACGGGGCCGGCGAGGCCATTGAGCGGCAGATTAAGGAAAAGGAAGGACAGCGCATCCTTTCTAATATTAAAGATGGGGCTTACGTCATTGCCCTGGCCATTGAGGGGAAGATGCTGACCAGCGAGGAGCTGGCAGGCAGGATTCAGAGGCTGGGAGTGGATGGGGTAGGCCATATTGTGTTTGTCATAGGCGGTTCGCTGGGATTGTCCGGGGACGTTATGAAGCGGGCGGACTTTGCCCTGAGCTTTTCTAAGATGACATTTCCGCATCAGCTGATGCGGGTGGTGCTGTTGGAACAGGTTTACAGGAGTTACAGGATTATTACGGGGGAGCCGTATCATAAGTAG
- a CDS encoding aldehyde dehydrogenase family protein → MEYQLYINGEWKDTVTGYVAEDKNPADDSVFARVHFAGGAEVEEAIAAAQRAWRPWADTPAAQKEQILLKAADWMQEHIDEVADVLMGESGSAFGKAYFEAGFAVDILRTAAGECRRVFGQVQQQEAGEISMIRRLPLGVVAGIAPFNFPLLLALKKVAFALAAGNTFVLKPASATPVSGVMIAKALDGAGIPKGVFNLVPGSGEEVGNKLIEDERIRMVAFTGSTAVGRGIASKASVLFKKYSLEMGGKNPLILLKDFDVEQAVRIAGFGAFFHQGEICMCTSRLIVEEPVYDPFCEAFAAYARTMKVGDPHQKDTIIGPLIKQEQCQIIDSQIQDAVSKGAVLMTGGTHEGNFYQPTVLKDVTPDMRIFYEESFGPVTSIIKAVDAQDAVRLCNDNQYGLSSSLLTNDLSKAMSLSLDMEAGMVHINNATVSDNSTVAFGGVKNSGVGREGGSYSIDEFTELKWITVQYTPAQLPF, encoded by the coding sequence ATGGAATATCAATTATACATAAACGGGGAATGGAAGGACACTGTGACAGGATATGTGGCTGAGGATAAGAATCCGGCTGATGATTCTGTGTTTGCCAGGGTGCATTTTGCAGGCGGGGCAGAAGTGGAGGAGGCCATTGCAGCTGCCCAAAGGGCATGGAGGCCGTGGGCAGACACACCGGCCGCCCAAAAGGAGCAGATTCTTCTGAAGGCAGCTGACTGGATGCAGGAGCACATAGATGAGGTGGCGGATGTGCTGATGGGGGAAAGCGGTTCTGCTTTTGGAAAGGCGTACTTTGAAGCTGGATTTGCAGTGGATATACTCAGAACAGCAGCCGGTGAGTGCCGGCGGGTATTCGGCCAGGTCCAGCAGCAGGAGGCGGGGGAAATATCCATGATCCGAAGGCTTCCCCTGGGGGTGGTTGCAGGGATTGCGCCCTTTAATTTCCCATTGTTATTGGCTCTTAAAAAGGTGGCCTTTGCCCTGGCAGCAGGCAATACCTTTGTGCTCAAACCAGCCAGCGCAACGCCTGTTTCAGGTGTGATGATAGCCAAGGCCCTGGACGGGGCAGGAATTCCAAAAGGTGTGTTCAATCTGGTTCCTGGTTCCGGTGAGGAGGTTGGAAACAAGCTTATTGAAGATGAACGCATCCGTATGGTGGCATTTACCGGATCTACTGCTGTTGGCAGGGGGATTGCCTCTAAAGCGTCCGTTCTTTTTAAGAAATATTCTCTGGAAATGGGCGGTAAGAATCCTCTTATCCTTTTAAAGGATTTTGACGTGGAACAGGCTGTCAGGATTGCGGGATTCGGAGCATTTTTCCATCAGGGAGAGATATGCATGTGTACATCCAGGCTGATTGTGGAGGAGCCGGTATACGACCCGTTCTGTGAAGCGTTTGCTGCCTATGCCAGAACCATGAAGGTAGGGGATCCGCACCAGAAGGATACCATCATCGGGCCTCTCATTAAACAGGAGCAGTGCCAGATCATTGACAGCCAGATTCAGGATGCTGTATCCAAAGGCGCCGTGCTGATGACCGGCGGGACCCATGAGGGAAACTTTTACCAGCCCACAGTGCTGAAGGATGTAACGCCGGATATGAGGATATTCTATGAGGAAAGCTTTGGGCCGGTCACTTCCATCATTAAGGCAGTGGATGCGCAGGATGCTGTCCGCCTTTGCAATGACAATCAATACGGACTTTCCTCATCACTTCTGACCAATGATTTGTCAAAGGCCATGTCCCTGTCTCTTGACATGGAGGCCGGTATGGTGCATATCAATAACGCGACGGTTTCTGATAACTCCACTGTGGCTTTTGGAGGAGTCAAGAACAGCGGTGTGGGAAGAGAAGGCGGTTCCTATTCCATTGACGAGTTTACGGAGCTGAAATGGATTACGGTCCAGTATACACCGGCACAGCTTCCATTTTGA
- a CDS encoding YwaF family protein, producing the protein MLSFIKTLLQASAWPIQAPEPYSAFHILLCAAGIPLAVFLARRLARTSTHPCGVLFICGLVLAVSELYKQGFLYFVAGQGRYNWWYFPFQLCSVPMYLCLILPLFKHTPHCRTEKCICTFMQDFALLGGVMALAEPSGLMHPYLLLTLHGFLWHFMLIFIGLYCAMTGLGGRTPGDFVSMLPLFLACVCIATFINVASHPYGNADMFYISPYYPNGQIVFHQIALTIGTAPGNLLYLAAMVLGGFICQLSLGRLFPR; encoded by the coding sequence ATGCTATCATTTATAAAAACATTATTACAGGCCAGCGCATGGCCCATCCAGGCACCTGAGCCATACTCCGCCTTTCACATCCTGCTCTGCGCCGCCGGCATACCGCTTGCCGTCTTTCTGGCCCGGCGCCTGGCACGCACAAGTACTCACCCTTGCGGTGTGCTGTTTATCTGCGGCCTGGTTTTAGCTGTCAGTGAACTGTATAAACAGGGCTTCCTATATTTTGTCGCAGGCCAGGGCCGGTACAACTGGTGGTATTTTCCCTTCCAGCTGTGCAGCGTCCCCATGTACCTGTGTCTGATTCTTCCGTTATTCAAGCATACGCCCCATTGCCGGACGGAAAAATGCATTTGCACCTTCATGCAGGATTTTGCACTTTTGGGAGGCGTCATGGCCCTGGCTGAACCCAGCGGCCTCATGCACCCCTATCTGCTTTTGACCCTCCATGGGTTTCTGTGGCATTTCATGCTCATCTTCATCGGCCTGTACTGCGCCATGACCGGACTGGGAGGCAGAACCCCAGGCGACTTTGTATCCATGCTCCCCCTGTTTTTGGCCTGCGTATGCATAGCCACGTTCATAAATGTGGCTTCCCATCCCTACGGCAATGCCGATATGTTTTATATCAGCCCCTATTATCCAAACGGACAGATTGTTTTCCACCAGATTGCCCTCACCATAGGTACGGCCCCAGGAAACCTACTGTACCTGGCAGCCATGGTTCTGGGAGGCTTTATCTGCCAGCTGTCCCTGGGCCGGCTGTTTCCCCGGTAA
- a CDS encoding DMT family transporter gives MGFIIALLSGALMSIQGVFNTEVTKQTSVWVAAGWVQLTAFITCVVIWLFTGREPVAGLMQVTPKYVLVGGIMGALITYTVIRSMGSLGPAKAALLIVVSQIIIAYAIELFGLFGVEKAPFAWNKIIGAVIAIGGIVIFER, from the coding sequence ATGGGATTTATCATAGCATTGCTGTCAGGCGCCTTAATGAGCATACAGGGCGTATTTAACACGGAAGTGACAAAGCAGACCAGCGTCTGGGTGGCTGCGGGCTGGGTACAGCTTACGGCCTTTATTACCTGCGTGGTCATATGGCTGTTTACAGGCAGGGAGCCTGTGGCCGGCCTCATGCAGGTTACGCCCAAATATGTGCTTGTGGGCGGTATCATGGGAGCACTTATCACCTACACGGTTATCCGGAGCATGGGAAGCCTGGGACCGGCCAAGGCGGCTCTTCTGATTGTGGTCTCTCAGATAATCATAGCTTATGCCATTGAGCTGTTCGGGCTGTTTGGCGTTGAGAAAGCCCCCTTTGCGTGGAACAAGATAATCGGGGCGGTCATTGCCATAGGCGGAATTGTAATTTTTGAAAGATAA
- a CDS encoding class I SAM-dependent DNA methyltransferase has product MEAYSSFAEVYDIFQDNVPYEEWCSYVTGLLREQGVERGLVLDLGCGTGSLTGLLAEAGYDMIGIDNSGEMLQMAMDKRAASGQDILYLLQDMREFELYGTVRAVVSICDSMNYMMEYRDLVQVFRLVNNYLDPRGVFIFDLNTEYKYRELLADNTFAEAREESSFIWDNFYDESSGINEYDLTLFIREGQLYRKYEETHFQKAYSLDEVKRAALEAGMEFVAAYDACTRNPVREDSERIYVIMREQGKTMRDEE; this is encoded by the coding sequence ATGGAAGCTTACAGCAGTTTTGCGGAGGTCTACGATATTTTCCAGGATAATGTGCCCTATGAGGAGTGGTGTTCCTATGTAACAGGACTGCTCCGGGAGCAGGGAGTGGAGCGTGGCCTGGTACTGGACCTGGGCTGCGGCACGGGAAGCCTTACCGGGCTTCTGGCAGAGGCCGGGTATGATATGATTGGGATTGATAATTCCGGGGAAATGCTTCAGATGGCAATGGATAAACGGGCGGCCTCGGGCCAGGACATTCTTTATCTCCTGCAGGACATGCGGGAGTTTGAGCTTTACGGCACGGTGCGGGCAGTTGTCAGCATATGTGATTCCATGAACTATATGATGGAGTACCGGGATTTGGTGCAGGTGTTCCGGCTGGTTAATAATTATCTGGACCCAAGGGGGGTATTTATATTTGACCTGAACACAGAGTATAAATACCGGGAATTGCTGGCAGATAACACCTTTGCGGAGGCCAGGGAGGAGAGCAGCTTTATCTGGGACAATTTCTATGATGAAAGTTCAGGAATAAACGAATATGACCTTACCCTGTTTATCCGTGAGGGCCAGTTGTACCGCAAGTATGAGGAGACACATTTCCAGAAGGCCTACAGCCTGGATGAGGTGAAACGGGCAGCCTTGGAGGCCGGTATGGAGTTTGTGGCTGCTTACGATGCGTGCACCCGCAATCCGGTGCGGGAAGACAGCGAACGCATCTATGTAATCATGAGGGAACAGGGAAAGACAATGAGAGACGAGGAGTGA
- a CDS encoding nucleoside deaminase, with product MMNDEIFMKEAIRLSQLAVSHGNEPFGAVLVKDGEIIFSNENQIYTGSDPTFHAEAGLLRRFCAETHITDLREYTLYSSCEPCFMCCGAMVWTKLGRLVYGASDIDLCSILHEKGAECCKIVFEHSPWKPQVTSGVLRDESLKILTAYFSKNTKG from the coding sequence ATGATGAATGATGAAATCTTTATGAAAGAAGCCATACGCCTGTCCCAGCTGGCTGTCAGCCATGGAAACGAACCCTTTGGAGCAGTGCTGGTCAAGGACGGCGAAATTATCTTCAGCAACGAGAACCAGATTTATACCGGCTCCGATCCCACCTTCCACGCAGAAGCCGGACTGCTCCGGCGTTTTTGCGCAGAGACGCATATCACGGATTTACGCGAATATACACTCTATTCCAGCTGTGAACCCTGCTTCATGTGCTGCGGCGCAATGGTATGGACCAAATTGGGGCGGCTGGTCTATGGCGCCAGCGATATTGATTTGTGCAGCATACTTCATGAGAAAGGAGCCGAATGCTGCAAAATCGTCTTTGAGCATTCCCCCTGGAAACCGCAGGTTACGTCCGGGGTCCTGAGGGACGAAAGCCTAAAGATATTGACAGCCTATTTTTCAAAAAATACAAAAGGCTGA
- a CDS encoding SEC-C metal-binding domain-containing protein translates to MALLETWRNLAYGDGLDDKKKEELWAGYFQIEKGIYEQILSNPTEVITGTVKDLAEKYNTEILIMTGFLDGINESLKGYENPIDTMEEDTEVKIEIDPEKLYYNMVEAKANWLYELPQWDEILTPDKRKELYKSQKASGTVRKGKKIFPNDPCPCGSGKKYKKCCGKNA, encoded by the coding sequence ATGGCACTGTTAGAGACATGGAGAAATCTGGCTTACGGCGACGGCCTGGATGATAAAAAGAAAGAAGAATTGTGGGCTGGATATTTTCAGATTGAGAAGGGAATCTATGAGCAGATTCTTTCTAACCCAACAGAGGTTATCACGGGCACTGTAAAGGACCTGGCAGAGAAGTACAATACGGAAATCCTTATCATGACCGGTTTCCTGGATGGAATCAATGAGAGCCTGAAGGGCTATGAGAACCCCATTGATACCATGGAAGAGGATACTGAGGTTAAAATTGAGATTGACCCGGAGAAGCTGTACTACAATATGGTAGAGGCGAAGGCTAACTGGCTGTATGAGCTTCCCCAGTGGGACGAGATTCTTACACCGGATAAGCGCAAGGAACTGTATAAGTCCCAGAAGGCGTCCGGTACCGTGCGCAAGGGCAAGAAGATTTTCCCAAATGATCCCTGTCCATGCGGAAGCGGCAAGAAATATAAGAAATGCTGCGGAAAGAACGCATAA
- a CDS encoding helix-hairpin-helix domain-containing protein, with product MKLTSFKVIKLAVIVICMLAAGICYSCSVKNRDIEPENMVMALESDSGFAVEERGGIEGPRYRDEPEGGAGAMSGDADGEHLRVQDSVPGQDGMRGQEGTPGQDGMLPQKGSRSGEDTLPREDTLSGEDMPLVYIHVCGLVSTPGVYGLPAGSRVYEAIEAAGGFSEAAVPDYLNLAQVLEDGMKIQVPDREQAEEWKARGLTQSGISMGGGTAGVQTSGRTGSGEGGSKARVNLNTASREELMTLRGIGASRADDIIHYRQEFGGFKSIEDIMNVSGIKNAAFEKIKDSITV from the coding sequence ATGAAACTTACATCTTTCAAAGTAATAAAACTGGCAGTGATTGTCATATGTATGTTGGCTGCAGGCATATGCTATAGCTGCAGTGTGAAGAACCGGGATATCGAACCGGAAAATATGGTTATGGCATTGGAGTCTGACAGTGGTTTCGCTGTTGAGGAACGTGGGGGGATTGAAGGCCCGCGGTACCGGGACGAACCGGAAGGCGGGGCCGGGGCCATGTCCGGGGACGCGGATGGAGAGCATCTGCGTGTACAGGACAGTGTGCCGGGACAGGATGGCATGCGGGGACAGGAAGGTACGCCGGGACAGGATGGCATGCTGCCCCAGAAAGGCAGCCGGTCCGGGGAAGATACGCTGCCCCGGGAGGATACATTGTCCGGGGAAGATATGCCTCTGGTATATATTCATGTATGCGGCCTGGTGAGTACGCCGGGCGTATATGGACTTCCTGCAGGCAGCCGGGTATATGAGGCCATTGAGGCGGCGGGAGGATTCTCAGAAGCAGCAGTGCCGGATTATCTGAATCTGGCCCAGGTGTTAGAGGACGGCATGAAGATACAGGTGCCGGACCGCGAACAGGCAGAGGAGTGGAAGGCCCGTGGGCTGACCCAGTCAGGTATATCCATGGGCGGAGGAACAGCAGGCGTTCAGACGTCCGGCAGGACAGGGAGCGGCGAAGGCGGTTCTAAGGCCAGGGTGAATCTTAACACGGCTTCCAGGGAAGAACTGATGACCCTCAGGGGAATCGGAGCGTCCAGGGCAGATGACATTATCCATTACCGCCAGGAGTTTGGCGGATTTAAGTCCATTGAGGATATTATGAATGTATCCGGTATCAAGAATGCTGCGTTTGAAAAGATTAAGGACAGTATTACAGTGTAA
- a CDS encoding GNAT family N-acetyltransferase translates to MDGITIRTAVPADLDAVVQVEAACFPAAEAADRKSLKERLDVFPQSFLVAEDGNRIIGFINGAVTNERTIGDEMFEDTSLHEPQGAYQSIFGLDVIEEYRHRGVASRLMKAMIERARSQGRRGLILTCKERLIGYYETFGYVNMGISKSVHGGAVWYDMILEF, encoded by the coding sequence ATGGATGGTATTACCATAAGGACAGCGGTACCGGCTGATTTGGACGCAGTGGTGCAGGTGGAGGCAGCCTGCTTTCCGGCAGCGGAGGCAGCAGACAGAAAAAGTTTGAAGGAGCGTCTGGATGTATTTCCTCAGAGTTTTTTGGTGGCTGAGGATGGAAACCGAATCATCGGGTTTATCAATGGCGCTGTCACAAATGAGAGGACCATTGGGGACGAGATGTTTGAGGATACTTCACTCCATGAGCCGCAGGGCGCCTACCAGAGTATATTCGGCCTGGATGTGATTGAGGAATACCGGCACCGTGGGGTGGCTTCCCGTCTGATGAAGGCCATGATTGAACGGGCCAGGAGCCAGGGGCGCAGGGGACTTATTCTTACCTGTAAAGAACGGCTGATTGGGTATTATGAAACCTTTGGATATGTGAATATGGGCATTTCCAAATCCGTTCACGGCGGGGCTGTGTGGTACGATATGATACTGGAGTTTTAG
- a CDS encoding DUF1540 domain-containing protein, whose protein sequence is MKVNGKNESIKCTIKNCAYNAQSEDYCTLEAIKVGTHEMNPTKKECTDCESFVNKAQ, encoded by the coding sequence ATGAAAGTAAACGGAAAAAATGAGAGCATCAAATGTACCATCAAGAATTGTGCTTACAATGCACAGTCCGAGGATTACTGCACCCTTGAAGCCATCAAGGTCGGAACTCATGAGATGAACCCAACCAAGAAGGAATGTACAGATTGCGAGTCTTTTGTAAATAAGGCTCAGTAA
- the hslO gene encoding Hsp33 family molecular chaperone HslO: MADYVIRATAAQGQIRAFAATTRDLVEQARISHNTSPVATAALGRLLTAGVMMGCDMKGENDLLTLKIQGDGPIAGLTVTADSRGNVKGYAFNPMVMLPPNEKGKLDVGGALGVGVLSVIKDIGLKEPYVGQTILVTGEIAEDLTYYYATSEQTPSSVALGVLMNKDNTVRQSGGFIIQLMPGASEDIIGRLENKLKEISSITTLLDVGNTPEMILEYVLGEFGLEIGGRLPAAFYCNCTKDRVEKALISVGRKDIGEMIEDGKPIEVNCHFCNKNYTFSVDELKDMLEKAK, encoded by the coding sequence ATGGCAGATTATGTAATCAGAGCAACTGCGGCACAGGGGCAGATCAGGGCCTTTGCCGCCACCACCAGGGACCTGGTGGAACAGGCCAGAATATCCCATAATACCAGTCCGGTGGCAACGGCTGCCCTGGGCAGGCTGCTGACGGCCGGTGTGATGATGGGCTGTGACATGAAGGGGGAAAATGACCTTCTTACCCTTAAGATACAGGGGGACGGACCCATCGCAGGCCTGACCGTGACAGCGGATTCCAGAGGAAATGTGAAGGGATATGCGTTTAATCCCATGGTGATGCTTCCTCCTAATGAAAAGGGAAAACTGGATGTGGGCGGAGCGCTGGGCGTGGGCGTCTTAAGTGTCATCAAGGACATCGGGCTTAAGGAGCCGTATGTTGGGCAGACCATTTTGGTGACAGGAGAGATTGCGGAGGACCTGACATATTATTATGCCACCTCTGAACAGACTCCGTCCTCCGTGGCGCTGGGGGTCCTGATGAATAAGGACAACACGGTGCGTCAGTCCGGGGGCTTCATCATTCAGCTGATGCCGGGGGCTTCCGAGGATATCATCGGCAGACTGGAGAACAAGCTGAAGGAAATATCGTCCATTACCACCCTGCTGGACGTGGGCAACACGCCGGAGATGATACTGGAGTATGTACTTGGGGAATTCGGCCTGGAAATCGGCGGAAGGCTTCCGGCTGCATTTTACTGCAACTGTACAAAGGACCGGGTGGAGAAGGCGTTGATCAGCGTGGGCAGAAAGGATATAGGGGAAATGATAGAGGATGGCAAGCCCATTGAGGTGAACTGCCATTTCTGCAATAAGAATTACACGTTTTCCGTGGATGAACTGAAGGATATGCTGGAAAAAGCAAAATAA
- a CDS encoding response regulator transcription factor: MARVLVVDDEKLIVKGIRFSLEQDGMEVDCAYDGEEAIELAKKTEYDIVLLDVMLPKYDGYEVCQAIREFSDMPIIMLTAKGGDMDKILGLEYGADDYISKPFNILEVKARIKAIIRRSGKSKRQKREEAESGVIGAGDLKMDTESRRVFIGEREINLTAKEFDLLELLVRNPNKVYSREALLTYVWGNKAMDSGDVRTVDVHVRRLREKIEPSPSDPRYVHTKWGVGYYFRVKA, translated from the coding sequence ATGGCAAGAGTATTAGTGGTTGACGATGAGAAATTAATTGTAAAAGGAATCCGCTTCAGTCTGGAACAGGACGGGATGGAAGTGGACTGTGCATATGACGGCGAGGAGGCCATTGAACTGGCCAAAAAGACAGAATATGATATTGTGCTTCTGGATGTGATGCTGCCCAAGTATGACGGTTATGAGGTGTGCCAGGCCATACGTGAGTTTTCGGATATGCCCATCATTATGCTGACGGCCAAGGGCGGCGACATGGATAAGATTCTGGGGCTGGAGTACGGCGCCGATGATTATATCAGCAAGCCCTTCAACATACTGGAGGTCAAGGCCAGAATCAAGGCCATCATACGAAGAAGCGGGAAGAGCAAACGTCAGAAGCGGGAGGAGGCGGAATCCGGCGTGATTGGCGCAGGGGACCTTAAGATGGATACAGAGAGCCGCAGGGTATTTATCGGCGAGCGGGAAATCAATCTCACAGCCAAGGAATTTGACCTTCTGGAGCTTCTGGTACGCAATCCCAACAAGGTATACAGCAGGGAAGCGCTTCTGACCTATGTATGGGGAAATAAGGCCATGGACAGCGGGGATGTGCGTACCGTGGATGTCCATGTGAGGAGGCTGCGCGAGAAAATCGAACCCAGTCCCAGCGACCCAAGGTATGTACATACGAAGTGGGGCGTGGGATACTATTTCAGGGTAAAGGCTTAA
- a CDS encoding DUF5780 domain-containing protein yields MKKSFLVILSAAMILGGCGGSGTSAATNTEKAQESASETADMQKETTQKETTEAETTVPPKEVKELSVEEFDELLSGLPVSVVKSEYLVQDEQYKSLYPDMLNAVIQNNTDADIKDAVLAFVAWDSNHLPVKLVGNMDFSGGDYFAEVNYSDINLVGGSTFGEDFGFSINESCKVDTFKPIILSFETFDGDKWKNPYVDSFRQAYEGKKYSDDIKIEVEMQDVTFAKSEAPSGTRVENASAEELEASLAGQPVFVSSTKYVVQDERYKSLYPDMLQAVIQNNSEEDIRDAVVAYVGWDANGLPVKIKGHLSYGDSTYVTEVLFENINLVPGSSYGDSQGYAIDEDCGVDTFKAVVVSYTTFEEKTWENPDYKAFCDLYGGKRLAQ; encoded by the coding sequence ATGAAAAAATCGTTTCTGGTAATTTTATCAGCTGCAATGATTTTAGGGGGCTGCGGAGGTTCGGGGACATCCGCTGCAACAAACACGGAGAAGGCACAGGAGAGTGCGTCCGAAACAGCGGACATGCAAAAGGAGACAACACAAAAGGAAACCACTGAGGCTGAAACTACAGTTCCTCCTAAAGAGGTAAAGGAACTGTCTGTAGAAGAATTTGATGAGTTGCTGTCAGGCCTTCCGGTTTCGGTTGTTAAGTCGGAATACCTTGTACAGGATGAACAGTATAAGTCTCTTTACCCGGATATGCTGAATGCGGTGATTCAGAATAACACGGATGCGGACATTAAAGATGCGGTTCTTGCTTTTGTGGCCTGGGACAGCAATCATCTTCCGGTTAAGCTGGTGGGCAACATGGACTTTTCAGGAGGAGACTATTTTGCAGAAGTAAATTATAGTGATATCAATTTAGTGGGCGGAAGTACATTTGGGGAGGATTTCGGTTTTTCCATTAATGAATCCTGTAAGGTGGATACATTTAAACCCATCATACTGTCATTTGAAACATTTGATGGTGACAAATGGAAGAATCCTTATGTAGACAGCTTCCGCCAGGCCTATGAGGGAAAGAAGTATTCCGATGATATTAAAATTGAAGTGGAGATGCAGGATGTGACTTTTGCAAAGTCAGAGGCTCCGTCAGGGACAAGAGTGGAAAATGCATCCGCGGAAGAACTGGAGGCATCTTTGGCCGGACAGCCGGTGTTTGTGAGCAGCACAAAGTATGTGGTTCAGGATGAGAGATATAAGTCACTGTATCCGGATATGCTTCAGGCCGTAATTCAGAATAATTCAGAGGAGGACATCCGTGATGCGGTTGTGGCCTATGTTGGCTGGGATGCCAATGGTCTTCCTGTGAAAATCAAGGGACATCTGAGCTATGGCGATTCCACATATGTGACGGAAGTATTATTTGAGAATATTAATCTGGTTCCAGGCAGTTCTTATGGTGATTCCCAGGGGTATGCCATTGATGAAGATTGTGGTGTGGATACATTTAAAGCAGTTGTCGTATCATACACAACGTTCGAGGAGAAAACATGGGAAAACCCAGATTATAAAGCGTTTTGCGATTTATACGGAGGAAAACGGCTGGCACAGTGA